One genomic region from Yamadazyma tenuis chromosome 4, complete sequence encodes:
- a CDS encoding ribonuclease HII (BUSCO:EOG09263OWL; COG:L; EggNog:ENOG503NYTC), whose product MAQIALSDESKERISTLLDYSRTISHYGFIPFILYLGWSATPSKPSLFSFSTKDLLLPYLQIQYGKIYTEEGVKTFWKGSVPSLFSVFQNSLQFTVYDHLKNSKLLDNLKNDHEIQYYFTASSISKFTAMLVMYPFQVVRSNLQKFDSTNIYNELRYLYDELGNESDIEGESLFDGENWLPPPLRDISDNFNSIMYSSHIPKVGDTPLILGVDEAGRGPILGPMVYTVAYCKEDYESDLKRYGFDDSKVLKHEFRLGLYKLIDQKDHELNQKIGYLSSILSAKDISSGMLRVHQGNYNLNEQAHDATINLIKALVEKKVNIKRVYVDTVGPPEKYQAKLSNIFSSYNIKFTVTKKADSLYPIVSCASIIAKVTRDLYLHYYNQKDPLLRGTEMGSGYPSDPRTSRWLKEQINPVFGWHFGVLRYSWQTAKDSLDKNKAVEVDYEAETFTQPFKFGLSCFGTKTEI is encoded by the exons ATGGCCCAAATTGCATTATCCGACGAATCGAAGGAAAGAATCTCTACTTTGTTGGACTATTCCAGAACCATTAGTCACTACGGATTTATCCCTTTTATCCTCTACTTAGGCTGGTCCGCAACCCCAAGCAAGCCCAGCTTGTTTAGCTT CTCTACAAAG GACTTGTTACTTCCTTACTTACAAATCCAGTATGG AAAAATCTATACTGAAGAAGGTGTGAAGACGTTCTGGAAGGGTTCTGTTCCCTCACTCTTTCTGGTATTCCAGAACAGTTTACAATTCACAGTGTATGACCACCTCAAGAATCTGAAACTACTAGATAACCTCAAGAATGATCATGAAATCCAGTATTACTTCACCGCCTCGTCAATTTCTAAATTCACGGCCATGTTGGTAATGTACCCTTTCCAAGTTGTGAGATCAAACCTTCAAAAGTTTGATTCTACTAACATATACAACGAATTACGGTACCTTTATG atgaacttggaaatgaaaGCGATATCGAAGGCGAGTCTTTatttgatggtgaaaactggctaccaccaccattacGCGATATTAgtgacaacttcaactccataATGTATTCCTCACATATACCTAAAGTGGGTGATACACCACTAATTCTCggtgttgatgaagctGGGAGAGGACCTATTTTGGGCCCAATGGTATACACTGTTGCTTACTGCAAGGAAGACTACGAAAGTGACCTCAAGAGGTACGGCTTTGATGACTCCAAGGTTTTGAAACATGAATTTAGACTCGGGTTATATAAACTTATCGACCAGAAAGATCATGAACTCAATCAAAAAATTGGCTATTTGAGTTCTATTTTGTCCGCAAAAGATATCTCCAGCGGTATGTTgagagttcatcaaggGAATTATAACTTGAATGAGCAGGCACACGATGCAACCATCAATTTGATTAAAGCTTTGGTGGAAAAAAAGGTTAACATCAAACGTGTTTACGTCGATACAGTTGGACCCCCAGAGAAGTATCAAGCAAAGCTTTCAAATATATTTAGCAGCTATAATATCAAGTTCACCGTCACAAAGAAAGCTGACAGTTTGTACCCAATAGTGAGCTGTGCATCCATCATTGCAAAGGTAACGAGAGACTTGTACTTGCATTATTATAATCAAAAAGATCCACTCTTACGGGGAACTGAAATGGGCTCGGGATATCCATCAGATCCTCGTACAAGCAGATGGTTAAAGGAACAAATCAATCCTGTATTTGGTTGGCATTTTGGTGTTTTACGTTATTCCTGGCAAACCGCAAAAGACAGCCTAGACAAAAATAAGGCAGTTGAAGTAGATTACGAGGCAGAAACGTTTACTCAGCCCTTCAAGTTTGGCTTGAGCTGTTTTGGAACCAAAACAGAGATATAG